One Halichondria panicea chromosome 6, odHalPani1.1, whole genome shotgun sequence genomic window carries:
- the LOC135337857 gene encoding uncharacterized protein LOC135337857 isoform X3 — protein sequence MYMYTLNSLKCFSQHIVHFRFVVQIAAILLMASCVKGQIVDLVSPSPTSYCDGDATTCRVSGPAIFWQASPFLDAAVGYQTQDSPPATNTFADGHISISLISNNPLASELVLRGIDTVNITCSTLDVDDAIVSQSIQLTRSSTPTPCG from the exons atgtacatgtatacgttgaattcattaaaatgtttctCACAACACATTGTTCATTTTCGTTTTGTGGTGCAGATCGCAGCCATCTTACTGATGGCAAGTTGTGTGAAAG GGCAAATCGTGGACCTAGTGTCACCGTCACCAACCAGCTATTGTGATGGTGATGCTACGACATGCCGGGTTAGTGGGCCTGCAATCTTTTGGCAGGCCTCACCGTTTTTAGATGCCGCTGTAGGGTATCAGactcag GACTCACCGCCAGCCACCAACACATTTGCTGATGGGCATATTTCCATATCCCTCATCAGCAATAACCCTCTGGCATCAGAGTTGGTATTGAGAGGCATTGACACTGTCAATATCACATGCTCAACACTAGATGTAGATGATGCAATTGTATCCCAATCTATACAACTGACACGATCAT CAACACCCACCCCCTGTGGTTAA
- the LOC135337857 gene encoding uncharacterized protein LOC135337857 isoform X4, whose translation MASCVKGQIVDLVSPSPTSYCDGDATTCRVSGPAIFWQASPFLDAAVGYQTQDSPPATNTFADGHISISLISNNPLASELVLRGIDTVNITCSTLDVDDAIVSQSIQLTRSSTPTPCG comes from the exons ATGGCAAGTTGTGTGAAAG GGCAAATCGTGGACCTAGTGTCACCGTCACCAACCAGCTATTGTGATGGTGATGCTACGACATGCCGGGTTAGTGGGCCTGCAATCTTTTGGCAGGCCTCACCGTTTTTAGATGCCGCTGTAGGGTATCAGactcag GACTCACCGCCAGCCACCAACACATTTGCTGATGGGCATATTTCCATATCCCTCATCAGCAATAACCCTCTGGCATCAGAGTTGGTATTGAGAGGCATTGACACTGTCAATATCACATGCTCAACACTAGATGTAGATGATGCAATTGTATCCCAATCTATACAACTGACACGATCAT CAACACCCACCCCCTGTGGTTAA
- the LOC135337836 gene encoding uncharacterized protein LOC135337836, whose translation MAEKMVGLLSAVGDYPGKRMGWNSNFDYVRTSRASKPILPSALSKSPYSTSVLKQLIHRGDTPPPKLYSLDALYKGLKVSASGKIIKSETRVGDYISEVLGVEAQVCKGLKLLPDTSSMPVTIRRYPDVTIADRSGATFFICEVESNSSYKDTTLKLAIHLAQMLSSLRNRCIQEESLQGFYFPFESVECVILVTVAWVFNDMRFDEEHLPIMHCDVPAHLKRVYKKNKDLWGKRWEETKCYLFAFPVCQSNIAGVFGPGAKQLMSGQSVVIVNPTQQLVHKIPMNQQEESRLFHLLRFGLRSKSIGFPISNEVFPFTYFTYPLYLPPLLPSEIKKNLYWYLQVLVQIIEELHQLNIAHLDIRRENVCVATDFSTLVLIDLDRSVKANTKAKAISSDFNPENDMYYPLDRRWTAENLDWKQVGLIFYQLFKDDTDHRDYKICLPFFKKLVFTGELDKLVLQDVLSKRDQ comes from the exons ATGGCTGAGAAGATGGTTGGACTCTTGAGCGCCGTAGGG GATTATCCAGGAAAGCGTATGGGATGGAATTCAAACTTTGATTACGTTAGAACTTCAAGAGCCAGCAAACCAATTCTCCCTTCGGCGCTATCCAAGTCGCCGTATAGTACGTCAGTATTAAAACAGTTGATTCACAGAGGTGACACACCCCCCCCTAAACTCTACTCTTTGGATGCCTTGTATAAGGGCTTGAAGGTATCTGCTTCTGGAAAGATTATTAAAAGCGAAACTAGAGTTGGTGACTACATATCAGAAGTTTTGGGAGTCGAAGCTCAAGTGTGCAAAGGTTTGAAACTATTGCCAGACACTAGCTCAATGCCAGTTACAATCCGAAGATATCCGGACGTAACAATTGCAGATCGAAGTGGAGCAACATTTTTTATTTGTGAAGTCGAATCAAACAGTTCATACAAGGACACTACTCTGAAGCTAGCGATCCACTTAGCACAAATGCTGTCATCACTGAGAAACCGGTGTATCCAAGAAGAATCCCTTCAAGGGTTTTACTTTCCGTTTGAGAGCGTTGAATGCGTTATCTTGGTCACGGTGGCATGGGTATTTAATGACATGAGATTTGACGAGGAGCATTTGCCAATTATGCATTGTGACGTTCCTGCCCACCTCAAGCGTGTCTATAAAAAGAATAAAGATCTTTGGGGCAAGAGATGGGAAGAAACAAAATGTTACCTCTTCGCTTTCCCAGTATGCCAAAGCAACATCGCTGGGGTATTTGGGCCTGGAGCAAAACAATTGATGTCTGGCCAGAGTGTTGTCATCGTGAATCCAACTCAGCAGCTGGTACACAAAATACCAATGAATCAGCAGGAAGAATCGAGATTGTTCCATCTGTTACGTTTTGGGCTGAGATCCAAGTCAATCGGGTTTCCCATTTCCAATGAAGTTTTCCCGTTTACCTACTTCACTTACCCATTGTACTTACCACCGCTCCTGCCTAGCGAAATTAAAAAAAATTTGTATTGGTACTTACAAGTTTTAGTGCAAATCATCGAAGAGCTTCATCAACTAAACATTGCCCATTTGGACATTCGAAGAGAAAATGTTTGTGTGGCAACGGATTTCTCCACTTTGGTTTTAATAGACTTAGACAGAAGCGTTAAAGCGAACACAAAAGCAAAAGCCATATCAAGTGATTTCAATCCTGAAAATGACATGTACTACCCGTTGGATCGCAGGTGGACTGCTGAAAATTTAGATTGGAAGCAGGTTGGGCTCATCTTTTATCAGTTATTTAAAGATGACACTGACCACAGGGACTACAAGATTTGTTTGCCCTTTTTTAAAAAGCTTGTCTTCACTG GTGAGTTGGATAAACTGGTACTTCAAGATGTTTTATCAAAGAGAGATCAATAA